In one window of Mesorhizobium sp. B2-1-1 DNA:
- the dapB gene encoding 4-hydroxy-tetrahydrodipicolinate reductase: protein MSETPTADRPAGDMGLVVVGAAGRMGQTLIRAIHTMPGARVAGAIERQGSPYLGKDAGELAGIGIINVPISDDPLPAFAGADGVLDFTAPAATVEFAGYAAQARIVHVIGTTGCSADDNARIAAAARHATIVKSGNMSLGVNLLAVLVEQAARALDAGDFDIEILEMHHRHKVDAPSGTALLLGEAAAAGRGVPLAGNDVRVRDGHTGVRKPGSIGFATLRGGSVVGDHSVILAGTGERITLAHHAEDRTIFARGAVKAALWAHGRKPGLYSMRDVLGLA, encoded by the coding sequence ATGAGTGAAACGCCGACAGCCGACAGACCCGCGGGCGATATGGGCCTGGTGGTGGTGGGCGCCGCCGGCCGCATGGGCCAGACGCTGATCCGCGCCATCCACACAATGCCGGGCGCACGCGTCGCCGGCGCGATCGAGCGGCAGGGATCGCCCTATCTCGGCAAGGATGCGGGCGAGCTTGCCGGCATCGGCATCATCAATGTGCCGATATCGGACGATCCGCTGCCGGCCTTCGCAGGGGCGGACGGCGTGCTCGATTTCACCGCCCCGGCTGCGACCGTCGAATTCGCCGGCTATGCGGCGCAGGCGCGCATCGTCCATGTCATCGGCACGACCGGCTGCTCGGCCGACGACAATGCCAGGATCGCCGCTGCGGCGCGCCATGCGACGATCGTCAAGTCGGGCAATATGAGCCTCGGCGTCAATCTCCTGGCGGTGCTGGTCGAACAGGCCGCGCGCGCACTCGACGCCGGGGATTTCGACATCGAGATCCTCGAAATGCATCACAGGCACAAGGTCGACGCGCCGTCCGGCACCGCTCTGCTGCTGGGCGAAGCCGCCGCCGCGGGGCGTGGCGTGCCGCTTGCCGGCAACGATGTGCGCGTCCGCGACGGCCACACCGGCGTGCGCAAGCCGGGCTCGATCGGCTTCGCAACGCTGCGCGGCGGCTCGGTGGTCGGCGACCACAGCGTCATCCTGGCCGGCACCGGCGAACGCATCACGCTGGCCCACCATGCCGAGGACCGCACCATCTTCGCCCGCGGCGCCGTCAAGGCAGCCC